In Cicer arietinum cultivar CDC Frontier isolate Library 1 chromosome 7, Cicar.CDCFrontier_v2.0, whole genome shotgun sequence, a single window of DNA contains:
- the LOC101495378 gene encoding putative clathrin assembly protein At5g35200, which translates to MSGGTQKSLRKALGALKDTTTVSLAKVNSDYKELDIAIVRATNHVERPAKEKHMRAIFSAISATRPRADVAYCIHALARRLSKTHNWAVALKTLIVIHRALREVDPTFHEELINYGRSRSHMLNMSHFKDDSSPNAWDYSAWVRTYALFLEERLECFRVLKYDIEADRPRTKDLDTAELLEQLPALQQLLYRVIGCQPQGAAVNNFVIQLALSLVASESIKIYQAISDGTVNMVDKFFEMQRQDAVKALDIYRRVGLQAERLSEFYEICRNLDTGRGEKFIKVEQPPISFMQTMEEYVKDAPQGAIVRKDQALDNKIASPKEVLAIEYNKEPEMQEERALSPPPHSEPVKVETPPVQPPPDLLNLEDPVPAAAELEEKNALALAIVPIADQQPAAVPNQANGTTGWELALVTAPSSNESAAAASKLAGGLDMLTLDSLYDDALRRNNQNVSYNPWEQAPAGGMMQPTMHDPFFASNTMAAPHSVQMAAMSNQQQAFMFQQQQQQMMMAPQQPSANPFGNPYGSAVHPYGSGMPVQSYNPYTGLI; encoded by the exons ATGTCGGGTGGTACGCAGAAGAGTTTGAGAAAAGCACTTGGTGCTCTCAAGGACACCACAACTGTCTCATTGGCTAAAGTCAACAGTGATTACAAG GAGTTGGACATTGCTATAGTTAGAGCCACAAATCACGTCGAACGCCCAGCTAAGGAAAAACACATGCGAG CTATATTTTCTGCAATCTCAGCTACGAGACCTAGGGCTGATGTTGCCTATTGCATCCATGCTCTCGCCAGACGATTATCAAAGACACATAACTGGGCT GTTGCATTGAAAACTTTAATTGTCATTCACCGAGCTCTGAGGGAGGTGGACCCCACATTTCATGAAGAACTCATTAATTATGGGAGAAGTAGAAGTCATATGCTCAACATGTCTCATTTTAAAGACGACTCCAGTCCAAATG CATGGGATTATTCTGCATGGGTCCGCACTTATGCATTATTTTTGGAGGAAAGGCTGGAGTGTTTTCGTGTGTTGAAGTATGACATTGAGGCAGATCGTCCT AGGACCAAAGATTTGGATACTGCAGAATTGCTAGAGCAGTTGCCAgctttacaacaacttctctaTCGAGTTATTGGTTGCCAG CCACAAGGGGCAGCTGTGAATAATTTTGTGATTCAGTTAGCACTCTCATTG GTTGCTTCGGAAAGCATTAAAATTTATCAAGCAATTAGTGATGGAACTGTTAATATGGTTGATAAG TTTTTTGAGATGCAACGCCAAGATGCTGTGAAAGCTCTTGACATATACAGAAGGGTTGGGCTGCAG GCTGAGAGACTGTCAGAGTTTTATGAAATCTGCCGTAATCTTGATACTGGACGTGGAGAGAAGTTTATTAAAGTTGAGCAG CCCCCAATATCGTTTATGCAAACCATGGAAGAGTATGTCAAAGATGCTCCCCAGGGAGCAATAGTTCGCAAGGATCAG GCCCTTGACAACAAAATTGCTTCTCCAAAAGAAGTTTTGGCTATTGAATACAATAAAGAACCAGAAATGCAGGAGGAACGTGCACTATCGCCCCCTCCACATTCTGAACCTGTGAAAGTGGAAACACCACCAGTACAACCACCACCTGATCTGTTG AATTTGGAGGATCCTGTTCCAGCTGCTGCAGAGTTGGAAGAGAAGAATGCCTTGGCTTTGGCCATCGTTCCCATTG CTGATCAACAACCTGCTGCTGTTCCAAATCAAGCAAATGGAACCACGGGGTGGGAACTGGCACTTGTTACTGCTCCTAGTTCGAATGAGAGTGCTGCAGCAGCTAGCAAATTG GCTGGAGGTTTGGACATGCTTACACTAGACAGCCTATATGACGATGCACTCAGAAGAAACAACCAAAACGTTAGCTACAATCCATGGGAGCAAGCACCAGCAGGAGGCATGATGCAACCAACAATGCACGATCCATTTTTCGCCTCTAATACAATGGCTGCTCCACATTCTGTTCAAATGGCAGCTATGTCCAACCAACAGCAAGCTTTCATGTTTCAACAGCAGCAGCAGCAAATGATGATGGCCCCTCAACAACCATCTGCAAATCCTTTCGGAAATCCTTATGGATCCGCTGTTCACCCTTATGGCTCAGGTATGCCTGTTCAATCATACAATCCATATACAGGCCTCATTTAA